The segment AGAGGCTACGCTTCGTATGTCTGCCAACGTGATACATATATTGAACCACAACTTACTGAGAATGTCAAGTTTTTTCAAAAAAAGATGCCTTGGTCTCACACACGAGAGCGGATTTTCCTCCCAACGCCTAAAGGCGTGGGGCTCCAATCCATATTTTTAGATGATTTCCATTTAAAATATAAATTCGCAAGCTCGAAGAGTGCCTACTCGCAGTATGCACCTATACTATAGGATACCACAAAACAGTGGGGATTGCAACCGAAATGCCGTATCCTAAGAACGCCGAGCGTATTGAGGAAACATTTCATCGTGAATGTCACCGCATTGCTGGAGATGGATTTGTCGTTTCGCATCGGCAGTATCAACCATCGTTGGAAAATACATCCCCGCGCCCGTCTCAATCTTATATCCGCCTGCGGAATGGACGCTCAGGTACTGGTGCAGTGTCTCTAAATCCGGTTCGGTTGTGCAATGCTGTGTGCAATTCATTGTGAACATCCGCCGCCGAGTTCCACCGCCAAACGCCGCGTGATACGTATCATGATTGAAAATTACGACATCACCGGGTGCGCTTTCTAATGCAATGCTGGTTGGGAAGTCGCGCGGCGGAATGCCGTAAAGTGCCTCTGACTGGTTCGGATCAATCTTTCCAGCTCTGACGAAGTGTGCGGGGTTTTGGCTGCCCGGAATGATGCGTAGGCATCCGGTGTCTTTCGTCAACGGGTCAAGGTAAAACGCCACCTTACAGGCGAAGAGTCGTCCCCAACCACCGTCGGGATGCCAACCCGTATCACCAGTGTAATAGTTCCCGTCGCCACCGGCGTAGTTGAAATCTTCACCCAGTACACCACCGATGAGTCCTTTAACACGTTCATCATCGAGCAGGGTACAGAGCCGAGGGCGATGCTCGATCGGCCCCCCGAACATTGTGCGGCTTGTGCCATCATGGTCTTTACCACCGCCGAATTCCTGAATCGATATTTCAAATTCCTCGATAATCCATCCCATCTCGCTCGGCGAGAACATGCCCGGTATTGCGAGGTAGCCAAACGTATTGAAAAAATTTACCTGATGTTCTGTCAGTTTCATATTTTTAATTTTCCTTGCGGTTCGGTCAGGTGCGTTTAGATTAAGCAGTCCGTTCCCGTATACCCGTCCTCCATTTCATTACGGACTACAAACTCTCTACAAACAAAATAAGAATCTTTCATTTTTAATTTTCCTTGCGGTTCGGTCAGGTGTGTTTCCGCTACGAGTTGTTCATACTATTCCCATCGCGCCCAGACATTTGGTGTGATATATCCTTCGTCAATATACGGGTCTTCACCAGTGACGGTGATAATACCGCGATAATTTCGCTGCCCCTTCCAGCCCAACCACGATGCTGTTGAACAGTAGTGACTCACGAGGATACGCCGAAATGTATCGCTTCGGTTCTTTTTCGAGCGGTGTAAGAGGTAGCCGTTGAAAAAGAGGACGCTGCCCGCTGACATTTCAATCGGAATCTCACCGGTATCATCAAAACCGGCAGCTTCATGGCAGCTGTCGAATTCATGACGTTTGTTGTGTGGAAAGCGGTCGTAGATTACACCGGCGCGATGACTATTCGGTAGAACCCAGAGACACCCGTTCTCAATCGTAGCATCATCTAATGTGATCCAAGCACCGAGCAGCGACCTGTCCCGTGTCGGAATCGGGTGTTCGTCTTGATGCCACGGGTTGCCAGTATGTCCGGGTACTTTACCCAACATCATCGTCTGCATGCACTTCACACCGCCGTCCCAAAATGGGATATGTGCCCCGACAATCGTTCGGAGGACTTCACAGATTTTCGGATGTTCAACGTAACGCCGAACCAAGGGACTAAAAACGTGCGGTTCGCCGACACACATAATTCTATCTAATATTTCTGTCTCGCTTGCTGTTTCCGGCAGCGGTGGGACCGCCTCACACGGATAATCCCCGCGAAAGATTTTCAACATCTCTGCTTTCAGTGCGTCGCATTCTTCTTGTGTAATCAGGTCAGGAAGCATTAAATAGCCATCGTTGATATAGGATTTTGCCCAAAGATTGGACTGATCTTGTACCATTTTCAGATCCTTTATAGGGGTTGTTTAGAACCTCTAATTATTCAGCTCGAATGATCCGCCACGTTTCCGCTTCATTGGCGAAAACGAGTGTTAATTTCCCAGATGTTTGTTCAACCTGCCCGTTCGCTTTCGGGGTGTATTGCAGTGTATACCCGCCCGTCACAATCGCCGTGTCGTCAATTATGTTCGGATGGATGTTGATGTCGGTCAGCGTCATGTCAATCTGATGGTGTGCCTCAAAAAATTGCGCTGCCTTCGTCTTAACATCTTGATAGGTGCGTCCGTTGGATAAATATGTCTCTGAAAAACAGGACATAACCTTCGCCAGATCCGCCATATCGTATCCGAGTTCATATTGATTTAGAACGCTCTGAATCGTCTCCTTGATTGTCGGTTCTTCTTGGCTCTGAGTCTGTGTCTCTATTGATACAGGATGCCCTACCGATTCTGGCGGTATACCTTGCGCAATCTGCTTGAGCGTGTGTACCTCCGGTGCAGCATAACCCCACACCTCTAATTCCATGACCCGCGCGATGCCTTCCACCTCGTACACAGGTCGCTTACCTGCCATGTGCTGGTAGTTACGCACTGTATCATTTGAGGAAACCGGGACGAGCCGAACTTTGCTCGCAATGAGGCGTTGCCGGATTTCGTGAATCCGTTTACCTTTGGTGTTATCTCGCGCCGTGTACTGCTTATCTTTCGTGTTCTCAGATGGAATAAGCCCCCAACCAGTGCCATGCCAATACTCGATCCGATAATCTTTCAACCCGAATTGCGGTGCCGGATATTTCTCAGAATCGACCGTCCACATAACAATTTTGCGAATGTCAACCGGTTTGGCGAGCGTCACAGAAACATAGGGACGTTTGTTCAGATCTGAGGTGCGTAGATGTTCTAAACTGCTCCCCCATCCACTGCCTTCGTCCCACGTCTCGGAATTGGTGTCACCATCAATTATCTCCGCTGCGCGATGGTTTGGCACAGACTGCGATGCTTCCGCGGTTGCTCCATTTCGACTCAGTGCGAAATTGATGAGAGGCGGTGGTGGTTCTAAAAGATGTTCCTGCAAAGTTCGCGATTGACAGCCTATCACTGAAAGCAAAAGCGTCAGACATAGAGTATATACACGAAACATTGTTGACCTCCTTTGCACTTGATTTACTTCCTAAATCCAGATTTCAAGGTGCCCATTCATCCCACTCCTTATCACCTTCGACATCCCACTAATCCGTTGATTCTATACTTGATGTAACGGCTGCACGTTTCTCCGCATCAGTAAGAAGACCATCAGTGGAAAACCAATGCGCGTTCAAGACATCAACAAGAATGTTTTCTAACTGTACCCCTTGTTTTTTGGCAATTTGGTGAGCGCGTTGATACACGGCATCCGAGATATTGAGTGTGACTTGGTGTCCCATAATTCGACCTCCCTATTTTGATACATAAGTTATGCGTGAGTTTAATCTGTAGGGGCTGGGTTCCCCAGCCCTACCTTAATACTGCTAAACGTCCGAGTATCTGTGCCGTCTGATCTCCAGCGACAGCACGTATCCTATAAAAATAGACATCGTTGGCAAGCAGTATACCATCAGCGTCTCGTGCTTCCCACATAAACTCGTTGTAGCCTTCTTTTCCAGATGCCTCTTTCAAAATAGTTACCTTCCGCCCGGATTTCGTGTAAATTGTGATAGAGACTTCATCCGCCTCTAACGACAACTGATAGGTAAATGTTGTTTTTCGCTTTAAAGGATTCGGATAGTTGTGGACATCCCAGATTCGGAAAGGAGTCTCCTCTGGTGAAAAGTCTCCATCGTGCTTCTGAAGCATCTGATAATCGAAACTCGTTAACCAAGCGACTTCTGCGTTTAAAGTACTCAGCAACTCTGCTTCAATCGTCTGATGTGAGTATCCAAAGAGTGGAATAAACTCCTCAATCCCTTTTATATGGGGTTGTATAGATTTTGAGAACTCTATCGCGCTTGTGAATTTCGCACGGATTGCCTCATTGGTGCCCGGCTCGTAGCCGAGGGTTATCGCTTCTACTAATTTCGCTCGACTTTCAAAAAATAGCACCCACAATTCCATCACGTGAACAGCGTCCCGTAAATCCTCTGTCGCCTCCTGATCGAAGGGTTCTGCGATCTCGCTTGCTGCCCGTATCTGGTTTGCGGCTTGCTGTTGTGGTGCCAAAAGTGCGGTAAAACGGTTTACCGAGAGTTTCGCTATTTCCAATTCAGGGATGGCTAACGTATCCTCGACGGCTCTCGGTCCAATCAGCGTCCAGAGTCGCGTTGCGAGTCCCGCGGAACCGCTGCCATAAGTGCCACCTACGGTTAAGGAACCAGCGTAATCTGAGAAATAACTCGCCATGTTCCATCCGTTTACCCGTAAGGCATTCAAAATGTGTGGTGCAGCTTCGGCACCGTATCGGGCTATTAATTCGTTTCGGAGCAGTTGAATATGATCGAGTTTAATATCCCAGTTGAGGCGGGCACTCACAAGTCGGTCAAGATACCCTAAACCTTGTGTTGCACCTTGAACGGTGAATCCACCGAGACCGACAACCTCTGGGTTGTTAGCGAGTTGCCGAACACCTTGCACGAACAGATCGCTCTCCAGCATCCAGAGCGGCATAACCTCCTCTACTTCGTGCGAGAGTACGATAAAGTTATGCCCGATTTCTCCAAGTGCTCTGATCTGTGGGATCGGCACCCCGGCATCCGCAACCGGTTCGCCATCTGCTCCCCACTTTCGCGAAAAAATAGTTCCTTTCGGCAGCTGCCGAGCGTAAACGCCTGCAGCATCTTTGAGCCAACTGCTGTCATACCCGGAAATATAAAATTTGAAATCCGGGCGTACCTCCCGCGCCGCCTTGATAATCGTGAAGTAGACCTGCCAGAGTTTTGCTTGTCCCTGTTCCGTTCTGTCGCCGCAGTCGGGGCAATTACATGCACGCGTTTCATGTCCCCATGAGCGGAGGTGAAACCCGGCAAGTGCTGGATAGTTCCGCACGATTGCCTGCGTGAGTTCTCTCGCGAGTGTATGAAATGCAGGTTTAGACCAACAGAACGGGCGATAAGAGACTTCGTTCCGAGACGCACCGTAAAGCACCGCCGGTCCTAAGACATCAGGACGCTGTCGGATCAATGCCTCTGTCGGTTCACCCGTCACGTACATAAAAAGATAGGCATCAATACCGCGTCGCTTGAGCGCGTTGAACCGCTTTTTTAGAGTCGCGATACGTTCTCGCCGCTGACCTATCGGTTCGTCTTGCAACGCTTCAAAAGCAGGCGTATCTACATATTTAAACGCTGTTCCAAATCCGTCTTCGATGCCCGTGCCGGTCCAAACGCCTTCCCCACCGCTCATATTGATACGGTGCCGTGCAAGCCAATCCGGGTCCTCTATCTCCAAGACAGCACGCACCGGATAAAAGGGTGCTGAGGTTTCGTTTATGAACGGGACGAGTAATGCTTGCGCCTTAGCAACCGAAATGTCTGGATGCACGGGTGTCAAGCCTGTCAACGCCGTGATACATTGCTCAATAAAGGCGTACGCACCATAAATCACGCCTCTCTCGGTGTGCGCTGTTACAACTATGACGATTTCGGTGCCGACTTCTATTGTCTTGATACGATAACCATCATCTCCAAGTGCTTCTGCCAACGTGAGTTCTACATTTGCCTGTAATGTGGCGATCGTCGGATTCGATTTTGGGGTGCCCAGTACAATCACTGTCTGTGTTTCTGTTTCTTGCCGATTGGTACGGATATCAAGTTTGGCACCTGTGAATTTCTGGATAAAGGTTTGGATTTCGGTGGCTGCGAACGCTTCCTCTTCCGAGGCATTCGCGCCGATTTGGAGTGTTGCCCTCGGTTCGCCTGATACCGCAATAGGGATTTGATTACTCCTCGCCGGTGCAACAAACACCACAAAGCAGAGGAGAGTCATCAGCAGTCGGCTTTCAGCCGTCAGTAAGAGAACCTTGTGGTGGGAAAAAACGCCAGCAACTACCATAGACGCTGCCGACAGCCGATAACCGATAGCCGATAGCCACTTAATGATGATGTTCACCCTCAAATCCCTGAAAGAAATAGATAACACAAAAGGTTAGGACGAAACCGACGACAAACAGCACTTTCGCAACGCGACTCAAGCCTGTACTTTCGGCAATATAATTCCCGCGAAACCCATCCATCACAACGTGTAGCAGCGTGCCGACAGCGAATGCCGTCAAGTAATCTGTCAATTCCCCGAAAGTTCCACGTAGTAATTGCTCTCCCAGTACCGCCCCGATAACGGGTCCAAATATCAAGGGAATCAGTCTGATCAGTGCTTTAACAAAAGTCTGGCTCCGAAGAAGTGCAACGGTGATAAGCGTCCCGACTGGTAGGCGGTGGATCAATATGCCGGATGCAAGTGCCCATCCAAGTGTCTCCTCTCTTGCTGCTATCACCAAATTAAGCCCATCTGTCAATGAATGAAGTGATAAACCGAGGACTGTTAAGTTGACACTCCAGCTGCGGTCCTTGCTGTCGATATCCTTTTCGGTTTCATCGCGCCGGTGCGTTGTAAGGTATTCCACCGCTGCGATTAGGAGGAACCCTCCCCACATCACGAGGATTGTGCCGTAACCTACCGCGGTGTAAAGGTGCATCATCATTACCAAGACGATACCGAGCACTGCACCGGCGGTCAGCCCAAAAATGTTTCCGAAATGCCGCTGCTGCACTCGTGATACGAAAGCGATCCCCGCGCCGAGTGGAACCGTCACCACCGCAATTGCCAGATAAAATGTAAGCATAATATAAACTATAACAGAATTTGGGTTGTAATGCAATTAAATATCCTTGCTTGATTTTTTTGTTGACGCGTTTGCACATTAATGCTAAAATTGGCTTCCACGATATACGAATTCGCGCGAACCACGCCCAAGTAGGCGTTAAATTTATAGTTTCTTGTATGGTAAAGGAAAAATAAAAATGTTGGACAAAATTTTTGATATGATTGTCGGGTTTATGCTTAATCGAGACTTGGAAAAAGAGATGGGCATTCGGCACAGGTTATTGAAGGGGCGCGTATGGCAGATTCCTTCAAAAATTTTCGACAGACTCGTTAATCTTATGATGGGCACTCGTTATTCTTACTATTTGGAGATGCGGCGTAATATGCTTGAGGGGGGTATCGTTGAGATGCCTTCAAATATCTTTGATTGGAAAGCACTTGAACGAGCGAGTGGCTATCTACGCGTCTATATGGAAGATTTCCACGATCAGTTTAAAGAGAATTATGACGGCAACTTCCCGGCTGAAGATTTTAAGGATTGGTTCCGTCATTTTCATGTTGAACGTCCAGAACGTGAAACGACGAAAAAATCTGTTTCTGAGGCGCTGCTCGCTGACGATTTGCCGAGGGTATAAAGTTGGAATTCCAAAATGCCGGACATGGTGAAAATCTCAAACCGGCATCTCATCGTAAGTCCGACCGTCTAATTTCCTTCCGGTTTTTGATTTACGTTTGCCACCCCACTGCTTAAAAAAAAATGGTACTTTGGCATCCGCGCATTGATTGCGGATGTCAATAGCCCATTGTTTCTCCATTTCGCGTGTCCCAGGACCGGACTCACCGCCTACGATAACCCAATCTATTCCATCCAATTCTAAATTTGGAAGTGCCCCGAGTAACGGTTCAAGTGAAAGAAATTTGATATGCGCGCTGGTTTGACGGAGCGCATCAATCCGATCCGTCACACGTTTATCTTCAACGCTAACACCCATCCAGACGTTTGGTGGCCATGGCAACTTCGGACTCAATTCCAACAGCCGCTGTGCACGCTTTGTCAACACCTGGAACTGGTGTAAATTTGCTTTTTCCATCACGGAGAAAATCCTTTGAATGTCGGACAGTTTAACTTTTTCGTGAAAGAGATCGCTCATAGAGTTAACGAAGATTCGGCGCGGCTTTTTCCATTTCAGCGGTTCGTTAAGCAACTTTTCAACAAGATGGACCTGTTGTGTCCACCGCGGTCCTGCTTTGGTATTCTCAGCCAAACCTTCGTAAGCCATACCTTTGCCTGAAAATCGTGCTGCTATCCGCTCCGCGTAACAGAATCGACAACCCTCTGATACACGAGTGCAACCGCGTACAGGGTTCCATGTAGATTCTGTCCACTCAATTTTTGAGGATTGGGTTGCCATAAATTTGCCTATTGTCGAAACTGTAATTGTTCTAATCTTTTTAGGTTTGATAAATTCTTTATTAAATTATACTAATTTTTGTTAAGTTATGTCAACCTAATTTTTAGTATTTTTCGTACTCCCATCATTTTTTGCTGAAAAGGTAGATGAAACCGATAAATCCACCTATAACGATAACGCAGTAAACCCCAATATAAACCCAGATGTTAAGCCAGAACGCCAAAAATTGGATGCCTACTAAGATTCCACAAGCAAGGAGACCGAAAACAAACGAGAGCCAATCAAAATCTCTGGATTTTTGGACGACTTCTAAGGAGAGCGGTGTACCAGATTGCGGTTTTGGAAAGAGCACAGCGTAATAGAGTAGAACAATTAGTCCGGGTAAGATATAAAACAGTGCCATAGCCTCCCAAAGAACACTGGCAACACAAAACATAAGGAGTGTATACGGCGTAACAATGTAGAGGAAACTGGTCAGCAGCACACCTCGCCATAATTGACTCGGTCCTTCAAGCGGTGCCAGCGATAGCATCCAAGATGCTTTATAGTGTTCCGAATGCCTGACCCGTGTTAGGAGAGCACTGACGAAGGATATACCCAAAAGAGAAAAACAGGTAGTGAATGTCGGGTTCATTCCGGTCGTAGGGGAATATTCAAACCACTGCATAGAAAATCTGTCCTGAA is part of the Candidatus Poribacteria bacterium genome and harbors:
- a CDS encoding phage Gp37/Gp68 family protein; amino-acid sequence: MATQSSKIEWTESTWNPVRGCTRVSEGCRFCYAERIAARFSGKGMAYEGLAENTKAGPRWTQQVHLVEKLLNEPLKWKKPRRIFVNSMSDLFHEKVKLSDIQRIFSVMEKANLHQFQVLTKRAQRLLELSPKLPWPPNVWMGVSVEDKRVTDRIDALRQTSAHIKFLSLEPLLGALPNLELDGIDWVIVGGESGPGTREMEKQWAIDIRNQCADAKVPFFFKQWGGKRKSKTGRKLDGRTYDEMPV
- a CDS encoding ZIP family metal transporter translates to MHYNPNSVIVYIMLTFYLAIAVVTVPLGAGIAFVSRVQQRHFGNIFGLTAGAVLGIVLVMMMHLYTAVGYGTILVMWGGFLLIAAVEYLTTHRRDETEKDIDSKDRSWSVNLTVLGLSLHSLTDGLNLVIAAREETLGWALASGILIHRLPVGTLITVALLRSQTFVKALIRLIPLIFGPVIGAVLGEQLLRGTFGELTDYLTAFAVGTLLHVVMDGFRGNYIAESTGLSRVAKVLFVVGFVLTFCVIYFFQGFEGEHHH
- a CDS encoding phytanoyl-CoA dioxygenase family protein, with the translated sequence MVQDQSNLWAKSYINDGYLMLPDLITQEECDALKAEMLKIFRGDYPCEAVPPLPETASETEILDRIMCVGEPHVFSPLVRRYVEHPKICEVLRTIVGAHIPFWDGGVKCMQTMMLGKVPGHTGNPWHQDEHPIPTRDRSLLGAWITLDDATIENGCLWVLPNSHRAGVIYDRFPHNKRHEFDSCHEAAGFDDTGEIPIEMSAGSVLFFNGYLLHRSKKNRSDTFRRILVSHYCSTASWLGWKGQRNYRGIITVTGEDPYIDEGYITPNVWARWE
- a CDS encoding alpha-glucuronidase family glycosyl hydrolase, giving the protein MNIIIKWLSAIGYRLSAASMVVAGVFSHHKVLLLTAESRLLMTLLCFVVFVAPARSNQIPIAVSGEPRATLQIGANASEEEAFAATEIQTFIQKFTGAKLDIRTNRQETETQTVIVLGTPKSNPTIATLQANVELTLAEALGDDGYRIKTIEVGTEIVIVVTAHTERGVIYGAYAFIEQCITALTGLTPVHPDISVAKAQALLVPFINETSAPFYPVRAVLEIEDPDWLARHRINMSGGEGVWTGTGIEDGFGTAFKYVDTPAFEALQDEPIGQRRERIATLKKRFNALKRRGIDAYLFMYVTGEPTEALIRQRPDVLGPAVLYGASRNEVSYRPFCWSKPAFHTLARELTQAIVRNYPALAGFHLRSWGHETRACNCPDCGDRTEQGQAKLWQVYFTIIKAAREVRPDFKFYISGYDSSWLKDAAGVYARQLPKGTIFSRKWGADGEPVADAGVPIPQIRALGEIGHNFIVLSHEVEEVMPLWMLESDLFVQGVRQLANNPEVVGLGGFTVQGATQGLGYLDRLVSARLNWDIKLDHIQLLRNELIARYGAEAAPHILNALRVNGWNMASYFSDYAGSLTVGGTYGSGSAGLATRLWTLIGPRAVEDTLAIPELEIAKLSVNRFTALLAPQQQAANQIRAASEIAEPFDQEATEDLRDAVHVMELWVLFFESRAKLVEAITLGYEPGTNEAIRAKFTSAIEFSKSIQPHIKGIEEFIPLFGYSHQTIEAELLSTLNAEVAWLTSFDYQMLQKHDGDFSPEETPFRIWDVHNYPNPLKRKTTFTYQLSLEADEVSITIYTKSGRKVTILKEASGKEGYNEFMWEARDADGILLANDVYFYRIRAVAGDQTAQILGRLAVLR
- a CDS encoding nuclear transport factor 2 family protein encodes the protein MFRVYTLCLTLLLSVIGCQSRTLQEHLLEPPPPLINFALSRNGATAEASQSVPNHRAAEIIDGDTNSETWDEGSGWGSSLEHLRTSDLNKRPYVSVTLAKPVDIRKIVMWTVDSEKYPAPQFGLKDYRIEYWHGTGWGLIPSENTKDKQYTARDNTKGKRIHEIRQRLIASKVRLVPVSSNDTVRNYQHMAGKRPVYEVEGIARVMELEVWGYAAPEVHTLKQIAQGIPPESVGHPVSIETQTQSQEEPTIKETIQSVLNQYELGYDMADLAKVMSCFSETYLSNGRTYQDVKTKAAQFFEAHHQIDMTLTDINIHPNIIDDTAIVTGGYTLQYTPKANGQVEQTSGKLTLVFANEAETWRIIRAE
- a CDS encoding phytanoyl-CoA dioxygenase family protein, which translates into the protein MKLTEHQVNFFNTFGYLAIPGMFSPSEMGWIIEEFEISIQEFGGGKDHDGTSRTMFGGPIEHRPRLCTLLDDERVKGLIGGVLGEDFNYAGGDGNYYTGDTGWHPDGGWGRLFACKVAFYLDPLTKDTGCLRIIPGSQNPAHFVRAGKIDPNQSEALYGIPPRDFPTSIALESAPGDVVIFNHDTYHAAFGGGTRRRMFTMNCTQHCTTEPDLETLHQYLSVHSAGGYKIETGAGMYFPTMVDTADAKRQIHLQQCGDIHDEMFPQYARRS